The Streptomyces sp. NBC_01276 genome contains the following window.
GGGCACCGGGCCCGCCGTCGTCACCCTGGGGGTGCACGACGCCCTCGGACCGCGCGCCGCCGACCCGTTCGCCCCGGTCCGGCCGGGCGCCACGGTCCACCTCAGCGCCCGGGCCGTACTGGTCGGCCCGTGGGGCGGCGACGGCACCGCGCCCGCCTGCGGGCAGTGCCTGGCGATGCGCTGGCAGCGGCTGCGCAGCCGCAGCGAACGGGACGCGCTGGAGACCGGCACCGGGCCGGTCACCACCGTGGCGGTGAACTGGCCCCGGCTGTCCCCGTACGTGCTCGACGCGGTCGCCGCCCTGCACGCGGCCGTGGCGGGCGGGGAGGCGGGCGCGCCCGGCCCGTCGGCGGCCGACCGGGCCCTGCCCCAGGTCTCCCGGCTGGACCTGGAGACCCTCCAGGTGCGCACGTACCCGCTGGCCGCCGACCCGCTGTGCCCGGACTGCGGTCCGCGCGGCACCGACGCCCCGCGGCCGTTCACCCCGCGCTCGCGGCCCAAGCCCCACCCGGGGGCGCAGCGGCTGCGCGCGGCGTCCTCGTACCCGGTGCCGCACGAGGCGCTGGCCAACCCGGTGACGGGGGTGCTGGGCGCGGGCACCTGGACCAACGTGACCTCGCCGACCACCGCGCCCGTCGCGGGCAGCGTCTTCATGCGCGGCTACGCCGGGCTGACGGACGTCACCTGGAGCGGGCAGGCCAACAGCTTCTCCGCCAGCCGCGACCTGGCCTTCCTGGAGGGCCTGGAGCGGTACGCGGGCACGCACCGGCGCACCGGCGCCACCGAGGTGCTCACCGCCCCCTACGCGGAACTGGGCGGGCGGGCCCTGGACCCGGCGCTCTGCGGGTTCTACCCGGAGGCGACCTACCGGGACGATCCGCTGGTCTCGCCCTTCGACCCGCGGCGGCCCATCCCCTGGGTGTACGGGCATTCGCTGCGCGACGACCGCCCGGTGCTGGTCCCGGCCCGCCTGGCGTACTACAGCGCGGGCCTCGCGGCCGACAACTTCGTCTTCGAGTGCTCCAACGGCTGCGCCATCGGCGGTTCTCCCGAGGAGGCCCTGCTCGGCGCGCTGCTGGAGCTGATCGAGCGGGACGCCTTCCTGCTGGCCTGGTACGGCGGCCTGCGGCTGACGGAGATCGACCTGGCGTCCGTGCCGGGGCCGGCGGTGCGGACGATGGTGGACCGGGCCGCCCTGCAGGGGTACGACGTGCACGCCTTCGACAACCGGATCGACCTGGCGGTGCCGGTGGTGACGGGGCTCGCGGTGCGGCGCGACGGCGGGCCGGGGCTGTACTCCTTCGGCGCGGGGGCCGCGCTGGATCCGGCGGCGGCGGTGGAGGCCGCCCTGTCGGAGGTGCTCACCTACATCCCGCACCTGCCCGGCCAGGTGGCGGAGCGGCAGGCCGAACTGGAGGCGATGACCCGGGACTTCTCCCTGGTCAAGCACCTCAAGGACCATGCCCAGCTGTACGGGCTGCCCGCGATGTCCCCGTACGTGCGCCCGTACCGGGAGCCGCTCGCCGTGCGGCCGATGGACGGGCTGTACGAGGAGTGGGAGGAGCGGGGGCGCCCGCGGACGGGCGATCTGCGCGACGACCTGATGCTGTGCGTGGGCGAACTCACCTCCGCCGGGCACGATGTGATCGTCGTGGACCAGACGACTCCGGAGCAGCGCCGGGCGGGGCTGAGCACGGTGTGCGCGATCGTCCCGGGGCTGCTGCCGATCGACTTCGGCTGGTCGCGCCAGCGGGCCCCGTACATGCCGCGGATGCGGACGGCGGCCGTGCGCGCCGGGCTGCGCCGGGAGCCGCTGACGGAGGCGGAGGTCCGGCTGGTGCCGCACCCGTTCCCCTGAGCGGGCCGGCCCCGCGCGCCGGATGCCCCGGCCCCCTCGGGAGAGGGGGCCGGGGCATCCGTGTGCACGGCCTGCTGAGCTCGGGTCAGGCGCTGCAGGAGGTGGTGCTGGTGGTGGAGGAACAGGTCGAGGTGGAGCTGCAGCTGGTGGAACCGGCGAGCACGACCTCGCTGGCGTCCGAGTAGTCCGAGATCTCGAAGGTCTCCGACTCCAGCTCCAGGATCTCGTCGGCGAGCGAGGCGAGCGGCGACTTCTCCATGGGGACTCCTTCAGTTGGTGCGGTCACTGGGTGCGCGACCACGGGACGGCCGTCTCCGTGCGGTGCCCCTCCAGGAGAACCGCTCGCACCGTCATGTCACGTGTCCTCCTTCTGACATTCCTCTGACAGAAGGTGTCAGCGGCCTGACAGACCCGGCCGGATCCGGTGGCCGATCATGGGCTCCATGACCGCGACCGTCCCGGCCTCCGCCTCCGCCTCCCCTTCCGCCCCCGGCCCCGCCTCCGCCGTGCTCGCGGCGCTCCCCCCGCTGCTGCGGCCGCTGACCACCCTGTACCTGGATCTGCACCGGCACCCGGAGCTGTCGGGCGGGGAACGACGCACGGCGGGCCGCTTCGCCGACTGGCTGGAGTCCGCCGGGTACGCGACCACCCGCGGGATCGGCGGGCACGGCGTGGCCGGGGTGCTGCGACGGGGCGAAGGCCCGACCGTGGTGCTGCGCGCCGAGCTGGACGCGCTGCCGGTCCGGGAGACCACCGGGCTGCCGTACGCGAGCGAGGGGCCGGTGGCGCACGCCTGCGGGCACGACCTGCACCTGGCCGCGGCCGCCGGGGCCGCCTCCGTGCTGGCGGGCGCCGCCCCGGAGGCCTGGCGGGGCACGCTGGTGGTGGTGGGCCAGCCCGCGGAGGAGACGCTGGAGGGGGCCGCGGCGATGCTCGCCGACGGGCTGTACGAGCGTGTCGGCCGCCCGGACACGGTCCTCGCGCAGCACGCCGCGCCGCTCCCGGCCGGGATGGTGGCGCACGGGTACGGGCCGATGACGGCGGGCAGCGTCACCTTCCGGGTCGTGGTGCACGGCCGGGGCGGGCACGCGGGCGCCCCGCACCTGACGGTGGACCCGGTGGTGACGGCGGCCCACGTGGTGATCCGGCTGCAGACGGTGGTGGCGCGGGAGGCGGCGCCCTCGGAGCAGGTGGCCGTCACCGTGGGCTCGTTCCGGGCGGGCGAGCGCGCCAACGTGGTGCCGGAGCGGGCCGAGCTGCTGATCACGGTGCGGGCCGCGGGCGGGGCGGCGCTCGCGCGGGCCGCGGCCGGCGTGGAACGGATCGTCCGCGCGGAGTGCGCGGCTTCCGGCTGCCCCCGCGAGCCGGAGATCGTCCGCGAGCGCGAGTCTCCCGTCACCCACCCCGATCCGGCGACGACGGGGACGGTGCGGGAGGCGCACGCGGCGCACTTCGGGGCGGAGCGGGTGGCGATGTGGCCGCCGTCGCTCGCCACGGAGGACTTCGGGCTGTTCGGCGACGCGGGGCGGTCGGTGCACGGGGCGGAGGGGGTACGGCTCGCCTACTGGATGCTGGGCGTGGTCGGCCCCGCCGCGTGGGCGGCGGCGCCCGGGGAGGACGCCGCCGCGAAGCTGGCCGCGCTCCCGGCCAATCACGCGCCGGACTTCGCGCCCGACGTGCGGACGGCGCTGCCGGCAGGGGTGGCCGCGCTCACGGCGGCGGCGCTGGCCTGCCTGAACCCGATCCGGTGAGCGGGCCGGCCCCGGCGGCCGGGGTCAGAAGGGCCGGGTCGGGAGGTACTTGCCGTCGAGCGTGATGACGGCGCGCTCGCCGCCGTCGGGGTCGGCGACCTTCCGCACGTCGAGGCGGAAGTTGATGGCGCTGATGATGCCGTCGCCGAACTCCTCGTGGACCAGGGCCTTGAGGGTGGTGCCGTAGACCTGGAGCATCTCGTGGAAGCGGTAGATCGTCGGGTCGGTGGGGACCGAGCCGGGGATCGAGCCCCGGGTGGGGATGGTCTGCAGCCACATCGCGGCGTCCTCGTCGAGGCCGAGGAGTTCGGCGACGGCCTTGGCGGCGGGCTCCGGCAGCGGGTGCTGGCCGAGGACGGCGGCGGTGACGAAGGCCACGGACAGGCCGGTGACGTCGGCGATCTGGCGCCAGGTCAGGTTCTTGCGGACCTTGGCCTCGACGGCCGCGTCGGCGAGGCGCTCACGGACGGCGGGGGCGAACTGGGCGTGCACCATGGGAAGGGTGTCCTTTCGGAGGGGGGAAGGGGTTCGGGGCGGGGAAGGGCGCCGGGACGGAGGTGGCGGGGGTCAGGCCGCGAGGGCGACGGTGCCGCCGGTGCGCTCGATCTCCTCGACGGCGCCGGAGGGGATGTCGTAGACCCAGCCGCGCAGGACCAGCGACCGGGCGGCGAGGGCGCGGGCCACCGGCGGGTGGGTGGCGAGGTTCGCCAGCTGGGCCCGTACGTTCTCCCGTACCAGCGCGTCCAGGGGGTACGGGCCGCCGCCGGCCGGGGCGGTGCGGGCGAGGGCGGCGTCCGCGTGGCGGAGCCAGCCGGCCACCGCCGGGAGGGAGCCGAGGTCGTGGCGCTCGGCGAGCGCGGTCATCGCGCCGCAGGCGGAGTGGCCGCAGACCACGATGTCGGTGACGCCGAGGACGGCGACGGCGTACTCGACGCCGGCCGCCACCCCGTCCGGGCCCGGGGTGTGCGCGGGGACGAGGTTGCCCGCGGTCCGGACGACGAACAACTCGCCGGGCTCACTCTGGGTGATCAGCTCGGGGACCACGCGGGCATCGGAGCAGCTGATGAACAGGGTCCGCGGGCGGTGGGTCGCGGCGAGCTCGGCGAAGAGCTCCGCCTTGGCGGGGAAGACGTCGTGGCGGAACCGCTCGACGCCCTCGGTGAGGTCGTGCATGGTCACTCCCGTTCTTGGGATCCACCCCCTGGGGGGCTGACGAGATCCACCATGCATGACCTGCTGTCATAGTGTCCAAGAGCGGAATTCGATGACTCTCATCGATGTCATCTATAGTCGGTCCATGGCTTTGGAACTGCGCCACCTGCGCTACCTGCTCGCGGTCGCCGAACACAGCAGCTTCACGCGCGCCGCCGAGGAGCTGCGGATCTCCCAGCCCACCCTGTCCCAGCAGGTCAAGCAGCTGGAGCGGACGGTGGGCGTGCAGCTCCTGGACCGCAGCGGACGCGCGGTGCGCCTCACGGACGCCGGAGCGGTCTACGCGGAGCACGCCCGCCGGGCGCTGCGGGACCTCGCGACCGCCGAGCGGGCGGTCCACGACCTCTCCGACCTCAGCCGCGGCCACCTGCGGCTGGCCCTCACCCCCACCTTCACGGCCTACCTCCTCGGCCCGCTGCTCGCCGCCTTCCACACGGCGCACCCCGGCATCACGGTGGAGGTGCGGGAGATGCCCCAGGACCGCATCGAGGCCGCGCTGCTGGCCGACGACACCGACCTCGGCATCGCCTTCCGGGGCGTCCACCTGCCGGGGGTCGCCGCGACCGGGCTGTTCACCGAGACCCTGGGCCTGGTGGTGGGCGGCAGCGGTACGGCCCCCACGGCGCCGGAGCCGGATCCGCTGCCGGTGTCGGCCCTGGCGGACCGTCGGCTGGCGCTGCTGAGCGGGGACTTCGCGACCCGGGAGCACATCGACGCCTACCTCGCGGTGCACGGGGTCAGGCCGCGGGTCGCGGTGGAGGCCGGATCCGTCCAGGCGCTGACCGAACTCGTGCAGCGGACCGGCCTGGCCACCGTCCTGCCCGACGCCGTCACCGACGACCATCCGCGCCTGACCCCGGTCCGGCTGGTCCCGCCGCTGCCGCCGCGCACGGTGAGCCTGCTGCGGCGCGATGGCGCGTACCGCAGCGCCGCGGCCCGGGCCTTCACCGCGCTGGCCCGGGAGGTGACCGCCGCCCGGGGGTACGCCCCGCCGGGGGGAACGGAGAGCGCGCGGGGTCAGGAGAGCCCGTAGCGACGGGCCGACTCCTCCTCCTGCGCCAGCCGGTGCATGGCCTTGAGCACCGGCTCGAAGAGGACGGCGGCGGCGACCGCCGCCTCCACCCTCTCCGCCTCCGAGGGGTAGTCCTCCATGTTGTCGAGGTCGTGGACGGCGACCTGGTGCATCAGACGGGCGTAGGGCGCCAGCATCCGTGCGTCCCAGCGGTAGCCGAGGCGGATGAGCGAGGCCACCGCCAGCACCAGGGAGCGGTGGTCCGGGGAGAGGGGGGCCAGTTCCCGGGCGGTCGACCAGCCCAGCCCCTCCAGCAGCCGGTCCACCTCGGCGCGGGCCGTCACCACGGCGTCGTCCTCCTCGTCCGGCTCCGGTACGCGCGGCAGCGCCCACAGGGCGGCTCCCGTGCGGATCGTCCGGCCCAGCGAGTCGTCGTCGACGTGCCGGAGCACCTCGCGGGCCGTCGCCACGGGCACCCCGCCGACCTGGATCAGCGTGCGTACCAGGCGCAGCCGGCGCAGGTGCGTTTCGTCGTAGTCGGCCGTCGTCGCGCCGATCCGGCGTCCGGGCGGCAACAGGCCTTCGCGCAGGTAGTACTTGATGGTCGCGGTGGAGACACCGCTGCGCTCGCTCAGCTCCGCCAGCCGCATCCCTGTGTGCCTTTCCTTGGAGAGCGCCACTATCTCATCAGGGCGCGCCCGGAAGGGCTCCCCGGACCGCACCCGGCGGCGGGGGGGGCGGGCGCTCGCCGGGCGGGCCGGGCCGGGTCGGCCCAGGATGGGAGGGTGTGGGGGTCGGGTAGCGACGGGAGTGCGTACATGAGCGGCAGGCGGTACGAGCTGGTCTTCCCCTCGACCGACGGGACGGGCGAGGACGTCGTGGTCGTGGACCGCACCGACACCGCGGGACCGGGCGGCCACCCGGTGTACGCCGACGCCTCCGGCATCGTCCGTGCGGAGATCAGTGACCGGGGCGAGGTGCGCATGCTCCCCTCGGGCGGCCACCAGGTCCCCGCGCACCCGCTGGCGGCCCGCCCGCTGCCGGACGGGTGACCCCGGTCCGCCGGTCCGGGCGGGCGACGGGACCGGGTGCTCAGGGGTTCGCGCGGGCCGCCGCCTGGCGCTGGCGCTTGCTCTGCTTGGCCAGCGAGAGGTCCTCGGCGGTGCAGCGCAGCCGCTTGAAGCCGTAGCCGCGCTCCGTCAGCCAGCTCTCGGCGGCCAGTTCGGCGCGGGCGGCGGCTTCGAGGATGTCCTCCTCCGCCTCCCCGGAGTCCAGGAAGCGGAAGGCGAAGGAGTTGCGGGCGGCCAGCTCGTAGGAGAGGTTCCCCTCGGTGGTGAACGAGGCGCGCAGTACGTCGTGCGCGGGGGCCGCGGCCGTCAGCTCGGCGTGCTGTTCGGCGGTGAGGCCGTCGAAGAAGCCGCGGACGGTGACGCGGAAGGTGCGGGTGCTCATCGTGGCACCGTAGACCGGGCCGCCCGCGCGGCGCACCGCATTTTCGGCGGTCGCCGGGGCCGGCCCGGACGGCCGCGCGTACGGTCGGGTTCACGTCTCGACGGGGGCTCCGAGGGGGTCGAGGGCGCGGCGCCGGCGGCTGATGGAGTCGGGGTCCCAGCCGGGGCGGGGGACGGAGGCCAGGAGCAGCCGGGTGTACGGATGGTCCGGGGTGGTGAGCAGTTCGGCGACGGGCCGGTGTTCCATGGTCCGGCCGCGGTACATGACGAGGGCCTCGTCGCAGACGTAGCGGACGACGGCCAGGTCGTGGCTGACGAAGACCAGGCCGATGCCGGTGTCGCGGCGGATGTCGGCGAGCAGGTTGAGGACCTGGGCCTGCACCGACACGTCGAGGGCGGACACGGCTTCGTCGAGGACGAGCACGGCCGGTTCGACGGCGAGGGCGCGGGCGATCGCGGCGCGCTGGCGCTGGCCGCCGGAGAGGTGGCGGGGCAGGGCGGCCGCTTCCCGGTCGCCGAGCCCGACCCGGGCCAGGAGCGCCCGGACGCGGGTGGCGCGCTCCGCCGGGTCGCGGGTTCCGTGCAGCCGGAGCACCCCGTCGAGGGTGGCTCCGACGGTGATCCGGGCGTCGAGCGAGAGG
Protein-coding sequences here:
- a CDS encoding ATP-binding cassette domain-containing protein, yielding MTTDQPPLLRVDGLRKTYRSGATEVVAVDGLSFTLRHGGALGIVGESGSGKTTTARMLIGLERPDSGEIHVQGRPLAASVRGRAARLARAKAVQIVFQDPYLSLDARITVGATLDGVLRLHGTRDPAERATRVRALLARVGLGDREAAALPRHLSGGQRQRAAIARALAVEPAVLVLDEAVSALDVSVQAQVLNLLADIRRDTGIGLVFVSHDLAVVRYVCDEALVMYRGRTMEHRPVAELLTTPDHPYTRLLLASVPRPGWDPDSISRRRRALDPLGAPVET
- a CDS encoding TOMM precursor leader peptide-binding protein, which produces MTTTRAVREGVPAGAPMEAARRALEGALGGAGTGPAVVTLGVHDALGPRAADPFAPVRPGATVHLSARAVLVGPWGGDGTAPACGQCLAMRWQRLRSRSERDALETGTGPVTTVAVNWPRLSPYVLDAVAALHAAVAGGEAGAPGPSAADRALPQVSRLDLETLQVRTYPLAADPLCPDCGPRGTDAPRPFTPRSRPKPHPGAQRLRAASSYPVPHEALANPVTGVLGAGTWTNVTSPTTAPVAGSVFMRGYAGLTDVTWSGQANSFSASRDLAFLEGLERYAGTHRRTGATEVLTAPYAELGGRALDPALCGFYPEATYRDDPLVSPFDPRRPIPWVYGHSLRDDRPVLVPARLAYYSAGLAADNFVFECSNGCAIGGSPEEALLGALLELIERDAFLLAWYGGLRLTEIDLASVPGPAVRTMVDRAALQGYDVHAFDNRIDLAVPVVTGLAVRRDGGPGLYSFGAGAALDPAAAVEAALSEVLTYIPHLPGQVAERQAELEAMTRDFSLVKHLKDHAQLYGLPAMSPYVRPYREPLAVRPMDGLYEEWEERGRPRTGDLRDDLMLCVGELTSAGHDVIVVDQTTPEQRRAGLSTVCAIVPGLLPIDFGWSRQRAPYMPRMRTAAVRAGLRREPLTEAEVRLVPHPFP
- the cynR gene encoding transcriptional regulator CynR, coding for MALELRHLRYLLAVAEHSSFTRAAEELRISQPTLSQQVKQLERTVGVQLLDRSGRAVRLTDAGAVYAEHARRALRDLATAERAVHDLSDLSRGHLRLALTPTFTAYLLGPLLAAFHTAHPGITVEVREMPQDRIEAALLADDTDLGIAFRGVHLPGVAATGLFTETLGLVVGGSGTAPTAPEPDPLPVSALADRRLALLSGDFATREHIDAYLAVHGVRPRVAVEAGSVQALTELVQRTGLATVLPDAVTDDHPRLTPVRLVPPLPPRTVSLLRRDGAYRSAAARAFTALAREVTAARGYAPPGGTESARGQESP
- a CDS encoding carbonic anhydrase — its product is MHDLTEGVERFRHDVFPAKAELFAELAATHRPRTLFISCSDARVVPELITQSEPGELFVVRTAGNLVPAHTPGPDGVAAGVEYAVAVLGVTDIVVCGHSACGAMTALAERHDLGSLPAVAGWLRHADAALARTAPAGGGPYPLDALVRENVRAQLANLATHPPVARALAARSLVLRGWVYDIPSGAVEEIERTGGTVALAA
- a CDS encoding amidohydrolase; this encodes MTATVPASASASPSAPGPASAVLAALPPLLRPLTTLYLDLHRHPELSGGERRTAGRFADWLESAGYATTRGIGGHGVAGVLRRGEGPTVVLRAELDALPVRETTGLPYASEGPVAHACGHDLHLAAAAGAASVLAGAAPEAWRGTLVVVGQPAEETLEGAAAMLADGLYERVGRPDTVLAQHAAPLPAGMVAHGYGPMTAGSVTFRVVVHGRGGHAGAPHLTVDPVVTAAHVVIRLQTVVAREAAPSEQVAVTVGSFRAGERANVVPERAELLITVRAAGGAALARAAAGVERIVRAECAASGCPREPEIVRERESPVTHPDPATTGTVREAHAAHFGAERVAMWPPSLATEDFGLFGDAGRSVHGAEGVRLAYWMLGVVGPAAWAAAPGEDAAAKLAALPANHAPDFAPDVRTALPAGVAALTAAALACLNPIR
- a CDS encoding MerR family transcriptional regulator, encoding MRLAELSERSGVSTATIKYYLREGLLPPGRRIGATTADYDETHLRRLRLVRTLIQVGGVPVATAREVLRHVDDDSLGRTIRTGAALWALPRVPEPDEEDDAVVTARAEVDRLLEGLGWSTARELAPLSPDHRSLVLAVASLIRLGYRWDARMLAPYARLMHQVAVHDLDNMEDYPSEAERVEAAVAAAVLFEPVLKAMHRLAQEEESARRYGLS
- a CDS encoding DUF6204 family protein encodes the protein MSTRTFRVTVRGFFDGLTAEQHAELTAAAPAHDVLRASFTTEGNLSYELAARNSFAFRFLDSGEAEEDILEAAARAELAAESWLTERGYGFKRLRCTAEDLSLAKQSKRQRQAAARANP
- the cynS gene encoding cyanase; its protein translation is MVHAQFAPAVRERLADAAVEAKVRKNLTWRQIADVTGLSVAFVTAAVLGQHPLPEPAAKAVAELLGLDEDAAMWLQTIPTRGSIPGSVPTDPTIYRFHEMLQVYGTTLKALVHEEFGDGIISAINFRLDVRKVADPDGGERAVITLDGKYLPTRPF
- a CDS encoding DUF6296 family protein, whose amino-acid sequence is MSGRRYELVFPSTDGTGEDVVVVDRTDTAGPGGHPVYADASGIVRAEISDRGEVRMLPSGGHQVPAHPLAARPLPDG
- a CDS encoding thiazolylpeptide-type bacteriocin, giving the protein MEKSPLASLADEILELESETFEISDYSDASEVVLAGSTSCSSTSTCSSTTSTTSCSA